The Macrobrachium nipponense isolate FS-2020 chromosome 24, ASM1510439v2, whole genome shotgun sequence genome segment AAAATCCTCCTAACCCACCACCTCTACCTGCAGAGGCAGatgcagctccagacgaaaatCCTAATCCAGGGCTTCCTACTAAAGCTGATGCAACACCAGGGcccccagaagagaatcctccaAATCCCCCTCCACCAGCAGAGGCAGATGCAGCACCTGACCCTCCAACAGGAAAACCTCCAATTCCACTTACTCCTGCTGAGGAAGAAGATCCTCCTAATCCAGGACCTCCTACTAGAGCTGATgcaatgcctggtctcccagagGAAAATCCTCCTAATCCACCACCACCAGCAGATGAAGATGCAGCTCCTAACCCTCCAACAGGAAAACCTCCAATTCCATCTACTCCTACTGAAGAAGATCCTATGCCTCCAACAGGAAAACCTCCAATTCCACCTACTCCTACTGAAGAAGATCCTATGCCTCCAACAGGAAAACCTCCAATTCCACCTACTCCTACTGAGGAAGATCCTATGCCTCCAACAGGAAAACCTCCAATTCCGCCTACTCCTACTGAAGAAGATCCTATGCCTCCAACAGGAAAACCTCCAAATCCACCACTacttgatgaggcagaagcagcTCCTGATCCTCCAGAAGAAAATCCTCCCAGTCCAGGACCTCCTACTGAAGTTGATGCAACACCAGGTCCTCCCGAAGAAAAGCCACCTAATCCACCACCACCAGCAGATGCAGATGCAGCTCCTGACCCTCCAACAGAAAATCCTCCAATTCCACTACTACCAGATGATGCAGAAGCTGCGCTTGATCCTCCAGAAGAAAATCCTCCTAATCCAGGGCCTCCTACTAGAGCTGATGCAATGCCAGGTCCCCCAGAAGAGAACCCTCCTAGTCCACCACCACCAGCAGATGCAGATGCAGTTCCTGAACCTCCAACAGGAAAACCTCCAATTCCGCCTACTCCTACTGAAGAAGATCCTATGCCTCCAACAGGAAAACCTCCAATTCCACCTACTCCTACTGAAGAAGATCCTATGCCTCCAACAGGAAAACCTCCAATTCCGCCTACTCCTACTGAAGAAGATCCTATGCCTCCAACAGGAAAACCTCCAATTCCGCCTACTCCTACTGAAGAAGATCCTATGCCTCCAACAGGAAAACCTCCAATTCCACCTACTCCTACTGAAGAAGAGCCTATGCCTCCAAGAGGAAAACCTCCAATTCCACCTACTCCTACTGAAGAAGATCCTATGCCTCCAACAGGAAAACCTCCAATTCCACCTACTCCTACTGAAGAAGATCCTATGCCTCCAACAGGAAAACCTCCAATTCCACCTACTCCTACTGAAGAAGATCCTATGCCTCCAAGAGGAAAACCTCCAAATCCACCACTacttgatgaggcagaagcagcTCCTGATCCTCCAGAAGAAAATCCTCCCAGTCCAGGACCTCCTACTAAAGCTGATGCAACACCAGGTCCTCCCGAAGAAAAGCCACCTAATCCACCACCACCAGCAGATGCAGATGCAGCTCCTGACCCTCCAACAGAAAATCCTCCAATTCCACTACTACCAGATGATGCAGAAGCAGCGCTTGATCCTCCAGAAGAAAATCCTCCTAATCCAGGGCCTCCTACTAGAGCTGATGCAACGCCAGGTCCCCCAGAAGAGAACCCTCCTAATCCACCACCACCAGCAGATGCAGATGCAGCTCCAGACCCTCCAACAGAAAATCCTCCAATTCCACTACTACCAGATGATGCAGAAGCAGCGCTTGATCCTCCAGAAGAAAATCCTCCTAATCCAGGGCCTCCTACTAGAGCTGATGCAACGCCAGGTCCCCCCGAAGAGAAGCCTCCTAATCCACCACCACCAGCAGATGCGGATGCAGCTCCTGACCCTCCAACAGAAAATCCTCCAATTCCACTACTACCAGATGATGCAGAAGCAGCGCTTGATCCTCCAGAAGAAAATCCTCCTAATCCAGGGCCTCCTACTAGAGCTGATGCAACGCCAGGTCCCCCAGAAGAGAACCCTCCTAGTCCACCACCACCAGCAGATGCGGATGCAGCTCCTGACCCTCCAACAGAAAATCCTCCAATTCCACTGCTACCAGATGATGCAGAAGCAGCGCTTGATCCTCCAGAAGAAAATCCTCCTAATCCAGGGCCTCCTACTAGAGCTGATGTAACGCCAGGTCCCCCAGAAGAGAACCCTCCTAATCCACTTCCGCCCACTGAAGTGCCAGAAGACAAACCCCCAAACCCACTACCACCAACAGAAGCAGATGAAGATCCTGATCCACCAGCAGAGAAACCACCAAGTCCTCCTACACCTGCTGAAGCAGAAGAAGACCCTGCCCCTCCTGCTGAGAATCCTCCAAATCCACTACCACCAGCAGAGGAGGAAGCCGCTCCTAATCCACCAGCAGAGAAACCACCAAGTCCTCCTACACCTGCTGAAGCAGAAGACGATCCTGCCCCTCCTGCTGAGAATCCTCCAAATCCACTACCACCAGCAGAGGAGGAAGCAGCTCCTAATCCACCACCAGAGAAAACACCAAGTCCTCCTACACCTGCTGAAGCAGAAGATGATCCTGCCCCTCCTGCTGAGAATCCTCCAAATCCACTGCCACCAGCAGAGGAGGAAGCAGCTCCTGATCCACCACCAGAGAAACCACCAAGTCCTCCTACACCTGCTGAAGCAGAAGAAGATCCTGCCCCTCCTGCTGAGAATCCTCCAAATCCACTACCACCAGCAGAGGAGGAAGCAGCTCCTGATCCACCAGCAGAGAAACCACCAAGTCCTCCTACACCTGCTGAAGCAGAAGATCCAGCACTTCCTGCAGTATGTCCTCCAAATCCACTACCACCAGCGGAGGCAGAGGTAGCTCCTAATCCTCCAGCTGAGAAGTCTCCATGTCCCCCTACAACTTGACCTCCAGTAGAAAATCCTCCTAAGCCAGAATCACCATGTCCTCCTGCTCCTTGACCTCCAGCAGAAAATCCTCCTAAGCCAGAATCACCATGTCCTCCTGCTCCTTGACCTCCAGCGGAAAATCCTCCTAAGCCAGAATCACCATGTCCTCCTGCTCCTAGACCTCCAGCGAAAATCCTCCTAAGCCAGAATCACCTTGTCCTCCTGCTCCTAGACCTCCAGCGGAAAATCCTCCTAAGCAGGAATCACCTGTCCTCCTGCTCCTAGACCTCCAGCGAAAATCTCCTAAGCCAGAATCACCATGTCCTCCTGCTCCTAGACCTCCAGCAGAAAATCCTCCTAAGCCAGAATCACCATGTCCTCCTGCTCCTAGACCTCCATCAGAAAATCCTCCTAAGCCAGAATCACCATGTCCTCCTGCCTCCTAGACCTCCCAGAAAATCCAAGCCAGAATCACCATGTCCTCCTGCTCCTAGACCTCCAGCAGAAAATCCTCCTAAGCCAGAATCACCATGTCCTCCTGCTCCTAGACCTCCAGCAGAAAATCCTCCTAAGCCAGAATCACCATGTCCTCCTGCTCCTAGACCTCCAGCAGAAAATCCTAAGCCAAGAATCACCTCCTCCTGCTCCTAGACCTCCAGATCTCCAGCCGATCAGCTCCTCCTGCTCCTAGACCTCCAGCAGAAAAATCCTCCTAAGCCAGAATCACCATGTCCTCCTGCTCCTGACCAGCACCAAAATCCTCCTAGCCAGAATACCTGTCCTCCCTAAGAGACCAGCAGAATCTCCATAAGCCGAATCATGTCCTCCTGCTCCTAGACCATCCAGCAGAAAATCCTAACCAAATCACCATGTTGCTCCTAACCTCCAGCAGAAAATCCTCCTAAGCCAGAATCACCATGTCCTCCTGCTCCTAGACCTCCAGCAGAAAATCCTCCTAAGCCAGAATCACCAGCAAATGTACCCCCAGAGCCTCCAGATGAGAAATCTCCATGTCCTCCTGCTCCTGCATCTCCAGCAGAAAATCCTCCTAAGCCAGAGTCACCATGTCCTCCTGCTCCTGCACCTCCAGTAGAAAATCCTCCTAGGCCAGAATCACCATGTCCTCCTGCTCCTGTACCTCCAGCAGAAAATCCTCCCAAGCCAGAATCACCATGTCCTCCTGCTCCTGCACCTCCAGCAGAAAATCCTCCTAAGCCAGAATCACCAGCAAATGTACCCCCAGAGCCCCCAGATGAGAAATCTCcatgtcctcctgctccttcaccTCCAGCAGAAAATCCTCCTAAGCCAGAATCACCAGCAAATGCACCCCCAGAGCCTCCAGATGAGAAATCTCCATGTCCTCCTGCTCCTTGACCTCCAGCAGAAAATCCTCCTAAGCCAGAATCACCAGCAAATGCACCCCCAGAGCCTCCAGATGAGAAATCTCCATGTCCTCCTGCTCCTTGACCTCCAGCAGAAAATCCTCCTAAGCCAGAATCTCCATGTCCTCCTGCTCCTTGACCTCCAGCAGAAAATCCTCCATTTCCACTGCCATCAGCGGATGAAAATGCATCACTAGCCCCACTTACACCTCCAAAGCTAGAAGAGGCACTGGCTGCTGAACTTGCAGAAGCACCTGAGCCCACAGCAATATCTGTTTGAATCTCATGTAGAGTAACCTGTAAGCAAGAGTTTAATTGGTATGATTGGTGCATGCAAATCGAAATAACTCCAGATTGTTTTGGTAtttcatatataacatttattcatatataacatttatatagaaATGCTGATTTTATGTGAGGTTTACTTAGGCTTCCAGTCTTGTGCAAATTTGCAATGAAACAAAATAGAGGAAATCCTAACCTTGAACCCAGAGTTACCATCATCAGAGTATACAGATGTTCTTACGACACCGTCGGGTCCCAGAAGGCTGTAGCTACCTTGAAGTACTCCATTTTCCACGAATTCTACTCGGTTTTGATAGTTATGGGTTTCAGGGTCTTTCACTTCATATGCAAATTGGTATGGCATGAGAGGCTGTTGGGATGAAGAATTGCATACAtcattattttatgaatgaagccACAAAACGTTAAGCATTAATTCAGAGAGATGGCCTTTCTGTTCTGATCAGGAGACCATTTACTCGGTAGTATTCGTCAGAGAAGAAACATAAGATCATAGAAGTTACAAATCAAAGCGCCACCCATTCCAAACAACCTCTTACAGGTATACTTACAGGCCAAGGGGTAACTAGCTGTCCAGCTGATGCATCCCCGGCACCGGCGCCTACTCCCGCACCCAGCACTGCCTGGCCATCTACATTGGGCTGTAGGTAAGAGTAGCCAGGAGCTTGTCGGCCCTCTCGTTTGTCACTGCTAGTGACTCCTAGCAGTAATGCCACTAGCGCCACCTGTGGAATAGGAAGAGATTCGTTTTACTCTAGGTTGTCAACTTTTACGCAGTCGCTTGTCGAGTTTTACGGTTAGTTTTTTTGTGTAGATTTGAATATGAAGATGCCACGTATGTGAGACCGTTCTCTTCCATGAACACTTGGAGGAAGAGCTAACGTTTCGGATTAATATCAATTTGAGTGACAATCTGAATTGTCATTCATTGGAAATGTAAACAATGCCAGTATTCTGTGAAGGACGAAAGTCACATGAGTTTTTACTGTAATAAAAAGAACGATTTGAGAACTCATTATAGACAAAGTGCCACTTGgctgaaatttaaaaaagaatcctCTTTCACTTTTTATTGCTTTGATTTTGTCTACCATTACTCAGAAAATCTTGGAGAGTAATTTTATCCGATaccaaaacaagaaaagtgaGAATGTCAGGATATTGCCAGTGAGTGATTTTATGGAATTTCAGTCCCATCCGTCTAGCACTGCAGTATCTAAGCatagtggatttttttttgtctgctgtTTGTTGAAGGCATCCATGCAAATCTAAAATAAAGTTTGTGAGTATGTCTATCATATAGTAGCATGTGTGCCCTTGAGTAATGACAGGTAATTACCATGTGTTGTGTTGGTTGGTTGGTGATGTTACTTGTCTTCTGGGTATTCagttttttgtatgatatatatatatatatatatatatatatatagtatatatttacacacacatatatatatatatatatatatataatacagatagatagatagatagaaaccTAATTGCTTTTCCTGTACATCCATGCCCTCATAAGTGTGTACAGTTAATTGCATATGAAAACACCCCTACGACAGTAAGCATATACGGGAATATGCATTAACTTTTTTACATATACATGAGTGCATTGGTGCAAATGCTTACGTATGCACAcatactaatatgtatatatatgtctataaaaatatatatatatatatatatatatatatatatatatatatatatatatatatatatatctatatatgtgtgtgtgtgtgtgtgtgtgtgtattcttctgttaaaacaggatatgtctcaagtataaaaggcccatcaaaaggctttaaaccagagtgtttgaatgggccttttatacttgagatgtataaAAGACGTATCctcttttaacagaagaatttatttacacgtatattgaaactttaacataaaaaataataagtaaatcatcACTAATTGAACCAACTCGTTGACCACGGGGCCAGTGCCCTGCCCAAAGTCACAACCACTATTGACACTGATCACTTCGTGACGGACCCCTCCAGCTCCCAtcgtcttcatcttcatcatcatctagTATATAAAAACCTTCTGTCTTGACGCCAGAGAACTTCGACGCAATGCTACGAAAGACTCCCCAGGTGACTCTGTCACTTCCTGTGAGGAACATCAGTTCGTATTCGTACCTGTGCCCACATCACGAGGATTATTCACGTTCAGCTCCCACGATGACCTGTGGGGGAGTGGTGCTTCTTCTGGCGTTCCCGATGATCGACAAACACAAACTGACTGCCTGCTGTTCGTCTTTGTCGTTATATATCCATGCGAAATACCAACTAGACGACCCGGGAGGAGATTGACCAGGAAACCAGAGCaagttccattctctctcttccctctctctctctctctctctctctgaccctcaTGGGAGTCGTCCTGCTaagaaagcaagcaagcaggcgGAGATGACCctttcgaaaaaaataaatatcatgttgcCGAAGCGGTAGATCGGGAAGCGGTCAATTTGGGGGCCTTTCGAAAAATACAAACTCGTTTTGCTTGTTCTTATCTCAAATTGAATTTtgagatggggggtgggggggggggtgtcctgcTGAGATATCACAACAGGAAACTGAGAGGTAACGAAAAGATCTATGAAGCCCCACCCCCAAAAATCcgtttattttttaatgagatCATTGGCAGTTCATGTAACGTGTTGTTATTTAATTTGTGGGGGTGGGGTTGCCTTTCAGGAAGGCAGGCAGCAAAGAAATgtcccttataaaaaaaataaagggggggCGGGTTGCCTTTCAGGAAGGCAGGCAGCAAAGACATGTcccttttaaaaaaatgaatcttGTGTAAGACTGAATATTTGATATCTTCATAACTCCAATGGAAATTGAATATACCTTTGATTTTAATCAATTACGAATACCATCAGGTGaagaaaattgaaacaaaattcGGAATATTAAGATTTGCGTgacatccattaaaaaaaaaactccaggatatcaggaaatgaatttcatttttttatgtttaatcttCGTAAAATCTCATCCCTTGATGCAGTAGTCCATCGGGCGATGATGGTCTTTGTATTGGAAAAAGTCATGTGGAAAGTGATcacaaaagaaagcaaaaatttactttttttttttttgcacatatgAAGTAATACCAGGCAGTAAGATATCACAGAAGACGAAGATGTACTGGTAGAATCTGAATAAAACTTTGCCTTATATCTGTCTGTTTtcccacatatatgtatatatatgtatatatatagatatatatatatatatatatctatatatatatcatatatatatatatatatatatatatatatatatatatatatatatatatatatatatatatatatatatatatcctaacaaggattatttaatagatatatgtattatagatatgtattaggtcttatccagtatatatatatacatatatatataatatatataaatatatatatatatatatatatatatatgtgtgtctgtgtgtatatgtaatatatttatacacattatactTATAGTATGTATGCGTGTTtaatgagatatatatttatgtatctgttttctttcattttcctccattctCCCTCTTGAACCCGAAGAGTGACTTAGCAGATAACACACTAAACTAGTCCGTGTACTTGCTGGGGCGGGGGaggtggttggggggggtggggtgttggCGTTGAGAATCCTTTTTACAAACACGGCATTTAAGCAGATCTACTTTTGCATGAGGGGAGAATCCAGACACCGTCAGGCGGCAGGTCATTTACCCGCTCAAATAACTCTTACTTTTACATTCACTTCAAATGTGTTTGGGTTTTTGACTAAAGTTTAAGATCATGTGCGAATAGGTTTGTGTtaagtggcaatattttttttagattaaagttagtggttaagcgcctcagtggcgtggttggtatggtctttgcttgccacctcggtggccgcgagttagattctcgggcattccattgaggtgtcagagatgttgtgtatctctggtgatagaagttcaagaatctcgacgtggttctgaaatcacgtagtaaagccgttggtcccgttggtgaataaccactgctggtttcatgcaacgtaaaaacaccatacaaacaaacaaacaaacaaacaaaaaaagcagtGTCCTCGAAGTGATGGACAATTAAGTAGCCCGAACTTCCACTGTCACTGAATTCTTCAAAACTTCTCTCAGCTCCTTTGGTGGTTTGAGTGATTTGAAGTAAATAGCCTCTAGTAGTGAATCCCCCGGGGTCAGGGGTAAGGGCGCCTGGGCACGTGCCAACCTCCCCCTGCCCcccatgaaaaaataatgacaaaataatactaTTCAAGATTTAGAAATTAACGTAATtgagaaatatacaaaaattggaaaaaataaaatatttatagaaatttatatctatatatatatatatatatatatatatatatatatatatatatatatatatatgtcctgagttcgattccctgctctgccagtaaggaatcaaaggaatttgtttgtggtgattagaaattcatttctcgacagaatgtggttcggatcccacaatgagctgtaggccCCGTTTGCTAGGTAGCCAGCTGGTTCCTAaacacgtcaaaatatctaatccttcggaggcagccctaggagagctgttaatcagctcagtggtctggttaaactaaggtatagtACTTAACTTTAAAGTATTATTACTGAGGCGGTGCGCGGTAGGCATTACTTGATATTCTTTGCAGCTTCCTCTcgcctcctagctgcaaccccattcattcgttttgctgtacctccgttcatattctctttcaaccctcttctagcaattgattcatcgcgcaactgctttgaggttttcctcccgtttcacttttcaaaccattttactgtTAATATTCAtctcagtgctgaatgatctcataggtcccagcacttggcttttggcctaaattctgtattctgttccattattctcttatttcttttatgtttctCTTCGCCTGATTGCTCGTCATCTCAAACTGCTGCTTCTGGATCTACTAATTCTGACCCTGTGAGTTTGCACGATTGGGGGTCTGCAATTATAATCATATTCCGTGCCTTctttttttcacttactcggggagtaagcctacaaactactttttcgttattttgttgttcttcttattcttgttggggagggggggggggtgtagggaaggtctatggagaagcctagaaaggtctgaaaaaggtgtttcgttttgagtttcaagatacaggaattttaggatagtatatctatgagttatttattagactgaaaatgtacaaaataaataacgtgcatgttaaacagtacagaacaattatttgtaataaaatatagcatatttaatattaattttcgttggtgaaacaaagctccatttgaccatagattttagcatgtgctcagagtaagctggaggtcggatcacgccttgtttaatgAGCCTGTGCCtacctctttattttctttcaatcttATGTGGAGTCCCATTTCTGTCTCTCTTGTCGATAGATATTGAGGATTTTGTCATTGTTCCACTGAATTttaaaggtgggggggggggggggggggggggggggggggggggtgaggggggggggccaCAGTTGTGGTGGGGAGGGGTGATTCCTCCTTCGTCCTTGTAGCACCCGGCAGGCCGTCTGTTCCCATACCTATTCCAAGAATACTTTGATCCTTTAAGAGGTATTAGATACTATTAATTACTTCCGTGAGAAACGGAAATtatccttttcttttctctctcccttttgttGATAACATTATGCCTTCGTTAcataaagggtatatatataatatatatatgtgtgtgtatacatacgtatataaaaaaaattatgtatgtatatatacacataatttcactacagacacatatatatctgcataaatttgcatatgtatacatataaatatatgtgcgtatatgtgtatatacatgcatacatacgtatttgcacatatatatatatatacatgtatttatgctTGTATATgcacaaatttatttttatgtatatatatacaagtttatatatatacacaaatctaTTTAGCTCGTGTGTTTATGCAATATTCATCGTAGCCTTTACCTCCAAATAAAAAGTCGCGCACTTTGTAAAATACCAGTTATGTAAATTCTgttatttcctttcattatagTCAACGAGATTATTTCGCAAGGAAGCGATCGCTAGCAGCCCGTAATTGTGTACCTGCCCCATTTATTGAGGGTGGCTAGACACCAGTAATGAAAGGGAACTGCTGGCAACGAGTTCTGTGCGAGAGATTACAAGTTAGTTATCAGTTGCATGCAACATGCAATCACTTCTCTTGCAGAGGTGGACTGATCGAGTACTTGATTACCTTGTACTTCTGTATATTGTGGTTTGTGTGGCATCTTCTTAGCGAACAAGCTGAACTCGAAACACGAAACGTGAATGTTATAGAAAcatgttttctgtacaacgtaagatgctgtataaaaccatcaactacgaCCTGCagttctccagttgctcaccagatgcggtagagtaagGGTCACACttccatggctccggaaagcgctgccagatgcatgatccaatggctgactttaaccttatataaaataaataattattaatgccagggggctgaaatttggtatgtttgatgattggaggttggattaTCTAAATACCGATTTGCAACCATCtatcctcggtagttttttttagatctgagggcggatggacGGACGGACGaagtacaatagttttcttttgcagaaaactaaatttatcgtcattattattcagaagttgaaacgtagtcatatggaacaagtccactggggcgattgacttgaaattcaagcttccaacgaatattaATTAAGGTGTTCACTTGAAAGAATGTTACAGAAGGTGATGGGAAACACAGAAATAAGAGATCAGGtactagaaaatgaaaaaaaatactttaccaataaacaaataaaaaataaaataaataaataaaaagcatcaTTATGATGCTAAGGTTACTGGCTAGGTGCTAGAaatatgaaagagaatatgatataAATGGTCGTGAAAAAAAACAGCGAATATATTATCAAGAACGtgatatgaataatgaaatagtttcaccagTGAGGCATCATCCTAGGACCCTTGAGGGAAAAATTACTCTCAGGTTTTGCTTGTAGAAAACGTTTGTACAGCTGAATTCGTACATTACTCTCAGGTTTTGCTTGTAGAATACACGTGTACAGCTGAATTCGTACATTACTCTCAGGCAGGTTTTGCTTGTAGAATACATTTGTACAGCTGAATTCGTACATTACTCTCAGGTTTTGCTTGTAGAAAACGTTTGTACAACTGAATTCGTACATTACTCTCAGATTTTGCTTGTAGAATACATTTGTGTATTTGAATTTGCACATTTGTACAACTGAATGTAGACGTTAAGTCAGCAAGCATACATAATTAGTTACGAACTCTCCATGAATTTTTGCGAATTAAACCCCAAGTCTTGAAGCAAACGTTTTTAGCAAATTCAGTTCGTAGAGGTCCTTTCGTCCATCAGTAAAATAAGTAACCAACCATATCAGAAAACTAAATATGTCTTAAATTACTTCTAGACATTCGAACTGCCAGACATACGACACCAAGATGGTACACATTAATGTGACAATATCAGATTTGAATGTTTATTGCATCTTATTGATGTTAGATCGAAAATAACTCCTCCGGACACGGGCCACATCTCGAGGGCGAGAGAAGGTCTTCAGACTGGTAAAGGTGATAGTTGACGAGCAGCCTATATATTACGCCAACGCAGATTCACGTCGCAGATGGAAAGGTCCGTCGAATAAAGAACAACCCTTTCGTAAGCTAGTATcactggtgaaaatgttctgttacaacagaattccatccaataaaaggagcccataaaaccgccaaaatataggaagttaagtactatatttcattacctacctgaagagatagacagttgtctctgaaatatagtacttactttctacattttggtgtttttatgggctcctatatataatatatattatatagatatatattatatatattatagatatataaatatatatatatatattatatatcaataaggATGATaggtgtctattatatatatatatatctataatatgatataattatatataataataatcatacataaaacataaaatagatttatattttatacaatatttctttataaacatatatgaatCTATTTCTAAGTTTAATATAGGGTTATTGTATATATCGAagtatatagttagtatatacaccagactttaaaaaaataaataaaagtttgcgACCAGATAGCTATGCACAGCACAGCATTGAACAAAATCTTTGGAGAATACATTTAGAGTAACAACTTTTCTATAACCATATAAATTATAGGACTGCTTGAATGATGGCGTTATTTACTTATATAGATCCTATCCCTTCCAGTCCCACCTAGAGTCACCAGCCCCACCCTGAGTCACGGCATGTataaggaattatacatatttactataCATATTCAAGGATTAGATATCTAACCATGCGCCCTTCTCCAGACAGGTTAAGAAGACCACTGTTTATGTTAACTGGATATAGTTGG includes the following:
- the LOC135204728 gene encoding uncharacterized PE-PGRS family protein PE_PGRS54-like isoform X11, producing the protein MWAQVALVALLLGVTSSDKREGRQAPGYSYLQPNVDGQAVLGAGVGAGAGDASAGQLVTPWPPLMPYQFAYEVKDPETHNYQNRVEFVENGVLQGSYSLLGPDGVVRTSVYSDDGNSGFKVTLHEIQTDIAVGSGASASSAASASSSFGGVSGASDAFSSADGSGNGGFSAGGQGAGGHGDSGLGGFSAGGQGAGGHGDFSSGGSGGAFAGDSGLGGFSAGGQGAGGHGDFSSGGSGGAFAGDSGLGGFSAGGEGAGGHGDFSSGGSGGTFAGDSGLGGFSAGGAGAGGHGDSGLGGFSAGGTGAGGHGDSGLGGFSTGGAGAGGHGDSGLGGFSAGDAGAGGHGDFSSGGSGGTFAGDSGLGGFSAGGLGAGGHGDSGLGGFSAGGLGAGGHGDSGLGGFSAGGLGAGGHGDSGLGGFSAGGLGAGGHGDSGLGGFSAGGLGAGGHGDSCLGGFSAGGLGAGGHGDSGLGGFSAGGQGAGGHGDSGLGGFSAGGQGAGGHGDSGLGGFSTGGQVVGGHGDFSAGGLGATSASAGGSGFGGHTAGSAGSSASAGVGGLGGFSAGGSGAASSSAGGSGFGGFSAGGAGSSSASAGVGGLGGFSGGGSGAASSSAGGSGFGGFSAGGAGSSSASAGVGGLGVFSGGGLGAASSSAGGSGFGGFSAGGAGSSSASAGVGGLGGFSAGGLGAASSSAGGSGFGGFSAGGAGSSSASAGVGGLGGFSAGGSGSSSASVGGSGFGGLSSGTSVGGSGLGGFSSGGPGVTSALVGGPGLGGFSSGGSSAASASSGSSGIGGFSVGGSGAASASAGGGGLGGFSSGGPGVASALVGGPGLGGFSSGGSSAASASSGSSGIGGFSVGGSGAASASAGGGGLGGFSSGGPGVASALVGGPGLGGFSSGGSSAASASSGSSGIGGFSVGGSGAASASAGGGGLGGFSSGGPGVASALVGGPGLGGFSSGGSSAASASSGSSGIGGFSVGGSGAASASAGGGGLGGFSSGGPGVASALVGGPGLGGFSSGGSGAASASSSSGGFGGFPLGGIGSSSVGVGGIGGFPVGGIGSSSVGVGGIGGFPVGGIGSSSVGVGGIGGFPLGGIGSSSVGVGGIGGFPVGGIGSSSVGVGGIGGFPVGGIGSSSVGVGGIGGFPVGGIGSSSVGVGGIGGFPVGGIGSSSVGVGGIGGFPVGGIGSSSVGVGGIGGFPVGGIGSSSVGVGGIGGFPVGGIGSSSVGVGGIGGFPVGGIGSSSVGVDGIGGFPVGGLGAASSSAGGGGLGGFSSGRPGIASALVGGPGLGGSSSSAGVSGIGGFPVGGSGAASASAGGGGFGGFSSGGPGVASALVGSPGLGFSSGAASASAGRGGGLGGFSAGGSSAASSSVGGRGFGFSSRGPGTTSVSSSAGTSASLSGSGPGSAGIGGIGSGVGSGLSAGSAAASSSSVAAGSGFRPRGPSRASSAVSSSSAGVVSPAITNSGLQAAALVGTPVSITPFGPSTSSVSASGRGGSSSSAATSSASSSSGSRGRNIVAGTSRVSSSGLTSSTSSSIPVASALTSAGASSAATSSSGSSSGVLTGPRSGGAFATGSSAASTSASSSASSAASSLARASSAATSAGGSGTSLGGAIQKLPVFLLGQQSPTGNLADFASVGGARFFGSGQSTGVTSSSLPIVTSNAQLLPAGGSALSLGSSTPLFLTSSPVVHTSPLVQSIPTGFVVGAQSNQLSIPSQNLIVSNPLSFGSIPGSQLTTLG